One Suricata suricatta isolate VVHF042 chromosome X, meerkat_22Aug2017_6uvM2_HiC, whole genome shotgun sequence genomic region harbors:
- the PWWP3B gene encoding PWWP domain-containing DNA repair factor 3B: protein MDAEYVLCNWKDQLWPAKVLSRSETSSNNKRKKTFSLEVQILSLDEKIKVESTETKALNKSQIEAIASSLAAQSEVSSPPGEETAYARSLKVALDILNERIDLSQATSSDDEATTTLSQNDPQKLSDSPPHKKYRKHEIDLSECLEENENATSSLVSLENNDSLYDDKSQVHATIDTLPNEMETESSENFSWYQSFPSLSEDDDEKESKKNIDISTVMPLHSTIKEEDVYVKDEKFTPTMPLDTFTEPKALKEEAEDIFPETQAISSESSTLSENIEDPGEGPSNTCSDISQNQPVESEASATTSPRPCSWECQVSFSASNNVLDYSPLVNNERNPQRLDFEELGEDLQASDMSVHLNRIENSIVDDNEQDEELPRFVFNYQPRPFETGMIVWFKYQKYPFWPAVVKSIRRKERKASVLFVEANMNPEKRGIRVTFRRLKKFDCKEKQALVDKAREEYSESIDWCISLICDYRVRLGCGSFAGSFLEYYAADISYPIRKLIKQDTFRNLFPKLHNENPVEQMAVTSQTKKMSFQKILPDRMKAARDRANKNLVDFIVNAKGTENHLLAILKGTKRSRWLKSFLNANRFTPCIETYFEDEDQLDEVVKYLQEVYKQIDERMLTLIRDDKIKFILEVLLPEAIIYSISAVDGLDYKAAEAKYLKGPSLGYRERELFDAKILFEKRRKPLINEAH from the coding sequence TGTCTAGATCTGAGACTTCATcaaacaataagagaaaaaagacattttccctAGAAGTTCAAATACTCTCActagatgaaaaaattaaagtggaaagCACGGAAACAAAGGCTCTAAATAAATCTCAAATTGAAGCCATTGCCTCCTCACTAGCAGCACAATCAGAAGTCAGTTCTCCACCTGGAGAGGAAACAGCCTATGCAAGATCACTAAAAGTGGCACTGGATATTCTGAATGAAAGAATAGATTTGAGTCAAGCAACCAGTTCAGATGACGAAGCGACCactactctgtctcaaaatgatcCACAAAAGCTTTCTGATTCACCCCCTCATAAAAAGTACCGGAAGCATGAAATAGACTTATCAGAGTGtcttgaggaaaatgaaaatgcaacatcCTCATTAGTATCTTTAGAGAATAATGATTCCCTGTATGATGATAAATCACAGGTGCATGCAACCATTGATACTCTTccaaatgaaatggaaacagagTCATCAGAAAACTTCAGCTGGTACCAGagttttccttcactttcagaagatgatgatgaaaaggaaagcaagaaaaatattgatATCTCAACAGTTATGCCTTTGCATTCCACAATCAAAGAGGAGGATGTATATGTTAAAGATGAAAAGTTCACTCCAACTATGCCATTAGATACCTTCACTGAGCCCAAAGCTTtgaaagaggaggcagaggacaTTTTCCCAGAGACCCAGGCTATTTCCTCTGAATCCTCTACCTTATCAGAGAATATTGAGGATCCTGGAGAGGGCCCTTCAAATACATGCTCAGATATCAGCCAGAATCAACCTGTGGAATCAGAAGCAAGTGCTACGACCTCCCCCAGGCCTTGTTCATGGGAATGTCAAGTTTCATTTAGTGCCTCTAACAATGTCCTGGATTATTCACCCCTTGTGAATAATGAAAGAAATCCTCAGAGACTGGATTTTGAAGAACTTGGAGAAGACCTTCAAGCTTCTGATATGTCAGTGCATCTAAACCGTATTGAAAATTCCATAGTAGATGACAATGAGCAAGATGAAGAACTTCCacgctttgtttttaattatcagCCTCGTCCATTTGAAACAGGAATGATAGTCTggtttaaatatcaaaaatatccaTTTTGGCCAGCAGTGGTGAAGAGCATCAGGcgaaaggagagaaaagcaagTGTGCTTTTTGTTGAGGCAAACATGAATCCTGAAAAGAGAGGCATTAGGGTGACTTTTAGAAGATTAAAGAAATTTGATTGTAAAGAGAAGCAAGCATTAGTGGATAAAGCCAGGGAGGAATACAGTGAAAGTATTGACTGGTGCATCTCGCTGATTTGTGACTACAGAGTTAGACTAGGTTGTGGTTCTTTTGCAGGCTCTTTCCTTGAGTATTATGCTGCTGATATTAGTTACCCAATTAGGAAATTAATCAAACAGGACACCTTCAGGAACTTATTTCCGAAGCTGCATAATGAGAATCCTGTAGAACAGATGGCTGTGACTTCCCAGACCAAGAAAATGTCCTTCCAGAAAATTCTTCCTGACCGAATGAAGGCTGCTCGGGACCGAGCCAACAAGAACTTAGTGGACTTCATTGTGAATGCAAAGGGAACAGAGAACCATCTTCTAGCCATtttaaaaggcacaaaaagaTCCAGGTGGCTGAAATCATTTTTGAATGCAAATAGGTTCACTCCTTGTATTGAAACATACTTTGAGGATGAAGATCAGTTGGATGAGGTGGTGAAGTATTTACAAGAAGTCTACAAACAAATAGATGAAAGAATGCTGACTCTGATAAGagatgataaaattaaatttatcctGGAAGTTCTTCTGCCAGAAGCTATCATTTATTCAATTTCTGCTGTTGATGGATTAGATTACAAGGCAGCTGAAGCAAAGTATCTAAAGGGACCATCCCTAGGATATAGGGAAAGAGAATTATTTGATGCAAAAATCTTATTTGAAAAGAGACGGAAACCATTAATAAATGAGGCTCATTAA